From the Egibacteraceae bacterium genome, the window GATGCGCCTCGCCGTGTTCGTCGGCGCGTTCGTCGTGTGGTCGCGCTGGTGGGCCCGCGCCCACACGCTGCTGCGCACGAACCTGCTCGCCGCGCAGGTGGCGAGCGGCGGTCCCGCCGCGGGCGCCCCCGTGCGCGCGAGCGGCGAGGTCATCGCGGTCTTCCGCGACGACGCGACGGACGTCGTCGAGTACACCGACGGCTGGGTGGACCTCGCCGGCACCGCCGTGTTCGGCCTCATCGCCGTCGCGGTCATGCTGCGCGTCGACGCGCTTCTCACCCTCGTGGTCGTCGTGCCGCTCGTCGCGGCGTTCGGCGTCACCGGGCTGCTCGCCGAGCGCATCCGCCGGGTCCGCCGCGCCGACCGGAAGGCGACGGCCCGTGTCACGGGGCTGCTCGGCGGTCTGTTCTCCGCGGTGCTCGCCGTCAAGGTGGCCGGCGCCGAGGACCAGGCCGTGCGCCGGCTGCGCTCGCTCAACCGCGACCGCCTCCGCACGTCGCTGCGCGACCGGGTCCTCACGCAGACCCTCGACGCGTTCAACGGCTCGACGGTCGACCTCACCATCGGCCTCGTGCTGCTGCTCGTCGCACCGAGGATGCGCACCGGTGCGTTCACCGTGGGCGACCTCGCGCTGTTCGCGAGCTACCTCACCTGGCTCGCGAGCCTGCCCCGGTGGGCGGGGCTCGTGCTGACCCGCCACCGCCACGCCGAGGTGGCCGCCGGGCGGATGGCGGAGCTCCTGCCCAACGGCGACGAGGCCGCTGCGGTCGCGCCCCGTCGGCTGCGGATCGACCAGCCCCCACCGCCCGCACCGCGCCCGCCGCGCCCGTCCCGCCGACCCGGCGCACGCGCGCCCGCGGCCCCCGACGTGGAGCTCCGCGGCTTCGGCGTGCGGGGCCGGCTCGGCGGCGTCGACCTGCGCCTGGCGCCGGGGTCCTTCACGGTCGTGACCGGGCCCGTCGGGGCCGGCAAGAGCACGCTGCTGCGGGGGCTGCTCGGCCTCACGGGGCCTGTCGAGGGGACGGTGGTCGCCGACGGCGTCGTCGTCACCGACCTCGCCGCGCATTTCGTACCGCCCCGGTGCGCCTTCGTGCCCCAGGCACCACGGCTGTTCAGCGCGACCCTGCGCGACAACCTCGCGCTGGGGCGAGCCGTCGACGACGCCGCTGTCGAGGCGGCGCTGCGGACGGCGGCCCTCGACGAGGACGTCGCGGCGATGCCCGACGGGCTCGACACGCTCGTCGGGCCCCGCGGCGTGCGGCTGTCCGGGGGGCAGCTCCAGCGCGCCGCCACCGCCCGCGCGCTCGTTGCGGGCGCGCCGATGCTCTTGCTCGACGACCTTTCGAGCGCCGTCGACGCACCGACCGAGCTCCAGCTCTGGAGGCGGCTCGTCGACAGCGCCGGCGGCAA encodes:
- a CDS encoding ATP-binding cassette domain-containing protein, with amino-acid sequence MAFAYPDDGQVVLDGVDLDVPPDTTLGLVGRTGSGKTTLARLAGFVAGLPEGLDTVVGPDAGLSGGQAQLIGIGRALLRDPGLVVLDEASSRVDPVTAELVEAALDRLLAGRTVIVIAHRLRAVDRADVVAVLESGRVVEVGPRGHARRRPVEPVPPAGGPRGRARMTRRTAPPGHRRPRAGRVALGLARRWPGRYLAGSMLWAGWWVVPVLLGLLLKATFDAIGGASPAGLDVASLIALVVAVEGMRLAVFVGAFVVWSRWWARAHTLLRTNLLAAQVASGGPAAGAPVRASGEVIAVFRDDATDVVEYTDGWVDLAGTAVFGLIAVAVMLRVDALLTLVVVVPLVAAFGVTGLLAERIRRVRRADRKATARVTGLLGGLFSAVLAVKVAGAEDQAVRRLRSLNRDRLRTSLRDRVLTQTLDAFNGSTVDLTIGLVLLLVAPRMRTGAFTVGDLALFASYLTWLASLPRWAGLVLTRHRHAEVAAGRMAELLPNGDEAAAVAPRRLRIDQPPPPAPRPPRPSRRPGARAPAAPDVELRGFGVRGRLGGVDLRLAPGSFTVVTGPVGAGKSTLLRGLLGLTGPVEGTVVADGVVVTDLAAHFVPPRCAFVPQAPRLFSATLRDNLALGRAVDDAAVEAALRTAALDEDVAAMPDGLDTLVGPRGVRLSGGQLQRAATARALVAGAPMLLLDDLSSAVDAPTELQLWRRLVDSAGGNRPTVLVVSHRAAAIERADQVVRLDAGRVVAVETTLVRR